The sequence below is a genomic window from Acidilobus saccharovorans 345-15.
GACAAGCCCAGCGGCCTCAGGCCCCTTTTGCCCGCCGCTGAGCTCCTGTGAGCCATGTGGCGGGCAGAGCCTTAAGCTGGCCCCACTCCAGTTCGTGACTCCATTGACCATTAGATGCCGCGCGTCGCTCCTCCTGACGTCAACTTATGACACAGGCAGCGGTCATCGCGGGCGTCAGCCCTCGGCCCATAGCGCTCATGTACGGCTGTAAACTTGTGCTGGCCCTCAACGCCTGCGGCCAGGTCAATGTGGTAGGCGAGCGGCGTCGGTTGTCCAGCTGCCCAGGGCTGTAGTGGACCTTCCCAGGTCAAGGCTTGGACTCTCGCCTTAGGCTGCCCGCGGGACCCGCCCCTCCCTTTCCATTCACTTCTCCTCTCTTTCTTTTTCTTATTATTAAACTATTTTATAAACATTATAAACAGTGTTATGCTTTTGTTATTTTGTTAATTTACCTTATAAACTACTTAGCCGGGTAATTCCCATGTGAGACATGGGAAGTCACTTGCCCGGTGGGAGCGGTGGGAACATCAATTTTACTTAACTAAACATTATGAAAATTTAAAGGCCTATGGGGGCTTCCCATGTTCCACGTGGGAAGCTGCCCTGGAGCCGGCGGTAAACTTAAGTATTCCCGTGCAGAGGACAACGGTGGGACAGAGGGGCAGAGGAAGGGGCAGGCCCCTGGCACGGTAAGCGAACATAACCTGTATGGTGTCCCAGAGCTCGGAAACCAAGGAATGGTGTTGAAACTCTCTAAATACAATCGGCTTCTGATCCTTGGTAAATGCGAAACCAAGGAATGGTGTTGAAACCCTCATGTTCATTGGGATATAAATTGACAACTATCCACGGGAAACCAAGGAATGGTGTTGAAACGCTTCATGCCGATAAGGCCGGCTGACCTAAATTGGTTAAGAAGAAACCAAGGAATGGTGTTGAAACCATAGAAAGATAGTTTCAGGGGTTTAAATTTCCATAGGTTCAGGAAACCAAGGAATGGTGTTGAAACTGACGTTAGCGTGAACGGGGACAGGATAAGCATAACTATAAGAAACCAAGGAATGGTGTTGAAACACTAGAACTTTATCCATGTCCACAAACCATGTTATGGCCGAAACCAAGGAATGGTGTTGAAACCGAGAAACCAATTAACTTAGACGCATACAAAAAGATAATTAACGAGTCAAGAAACCAAGGAATGGTGTTGAAACTAAGTATCTTCAAAGCCCTTATAAAACTTGCTACCCTCTTGAAGAAACCAAGGAATGGTGTTGAAACACGCAATCATAGCCTTTGATGTTATCGCCACAGCTAACTAGAAACCAAGGAATGGTGTTGAAACCCTCCACTGGCCTGTAGGTATAGTTTGCGAAGTGGTATGCGAAACCAAGGAATGGTGTTGAAACCAAAAGTCCGTGTGGTCTTCCCCCTCAAAATCGAAATATTGCGAAACCAAGGAATGGTGTTGAAACTCTGCACAGTGCACACTGAACCTGTTGGCCTTTCCGCCAGAAACCAAGGAATGGTGTTGAAACTCTGAACAAACTTGCGGGTTTAACATTAACGAGAAATACGACAGTGAATAATAATATGAAACCAAGGAATGGTGTTGAAACCTGCTATTATTTCGCTTGCATAATCTGTTGGCATACCCCTGTGGGAAACCAAGGAATGGTGTTGAAACATCAGCGTAAGCTGTTCATACTTCCTCTGTGCAATTACAGTCGAAACCAAGGAATGGTGTTGAAACACTTTCCACTCATATCTATTCTGAACGTCAACAATATACAGAAACCAAGGAATGGTGTTGAAACAGGTTATACTGCCCCCAGCGGCTTCGGCCTCCCCAGCGAAACCAAGGAATGGTGTTGAAACCCATAGGGGAAGCTCCACTTCTTTCACAAACTCTGCGGAAACCAAGGAATGGTGTTGAAACGCAGCTTTGCCAGTTCTCCCTCAATAGTGTATTCATATGAAACCAAGGAATGGTGTTGAAACTTTATGATATTAACGGTAGGCGCCGTGAGGACTATAGAAACCAAGGAATGGTGTTGAAACCTTGCTATCACGTCCCTAACGTTCATGCCCCTGGTCTTGAAACCAAGGAATGGTGTTGAAACTGGGGCCATTCTCTGCTATCTCATACACTTCTTTCATATGAAACCAAGGAATGGTGTTGAAACACTTGACCTCGTAATGATATTCGTGGTCGGCATAGTGGGCTAGAAACCAAGGAATGGTGTTGAAACGCCTTTTCGGCGCTCACTTCCTCTTCCACTGTTGTGCCGCTGTAAAGGAGTCGTTTACGTCATACACCTTTGCAGTCAGAACTTCCTCTTCCACTGTTGTGCCGCCGAAACCAAGGAATGGTGTTGAAACGTAGGGACCAGTAATGACCGTGCTTCAGGGAGGAATAGGAGGAAACGAAACCAAGGAATGGTGTTGAAACAGTTCTTCAAACATCGCAAAAATAGCTGAGGAAAACGTGAAACCAAGGAATGGTGTTGAAACTTTATATAAAACCTGGTGAACTACATGGCTACTCGTAAGCTTCTGAAACCAAGGAATGGTGTTGAAACATCCTAATGACGTCCATTGGCACTCCAGGGACTTCCTCAAGAAACCAAGGAATGGTGTTGAAACTAGATATTTGGGCTCACGAAAATCTTTCTGTCATGAAGTAGAAACCAAGGAATGGTGTTGAAACTGCTGGATGCCGGTAGCGGGCCCCTTGGCACTTCTACGGTAGAACAGAAACCAAGGAATGGTGTTGAAACACTACGCCGTGGAGGCAATGTCCTTTGCTCTCGAGAGAAACCAAGGAATGGTGTTGAAACGTCCTCACCAGGCCCACAAGTTCAATTGGTGTTTTAGCGAGAAACCAAGGAATGGTGTTGAAACACTTCCTGCGCGCTCACGCTCTCTCGCCTCGCTTTTCTGTGGAAACCAAGGAATGGTGTTGAAACTCTTATTTCTTCGCCGCCCCAGGCCGCTACTATTTCCGCGGAAACCAAGGAATGGTGTTGAAACCAGGTGAAACAAAATATAATATGTCAATTGCGTTGTTTAGGAAACTAAGGAATGGTGTTGAAACATGCACCACAAGGTAGTATCCTTCGTCGAGATACCTACTCGAAACCAAGGAATGGTGTTGAAACTCACTGTTTCCCTCGCACGGGTTGGGTAGATTCCACGGAAACCAAGGAATGGTGTTGAAACTGTGGCAAGCTTTCTCCTTTGCTTTATCTCGCTTATTGTCTTTGCGAAACCAAGGAATGGTGTTGAAACATGGCGTTCTGCGCAAGAATGCCGTGCTGTGGTATGTCATAGGAAACTAAGGAATGGTGTTGAAACACCTCCCTCTTCAATTCTTCTTCCAGACTCTCCCCCACCTGGAAACCAAGGAATGATGTTGAAACTGGAAAGCGGTTTGTCGAAGAATATGATAAGTATGGCGATGGAAGCCATAGAATGATGTTGAAGTTGAAATTAACTACTACGCCCCTTGCCACGCTGGTGCTCTCAAGGACGCCACAGGGTTTCGTCGTGAAGCCGGTCTACGCGTACCAGAGGCTCCTGTGGGCGGTCAAGGCGTTCGCTGACATGCAGATCTTTAACTACCTGGAGAACATAATAGCTGCCCAGCGTGGCGGCGAGGGAGCTGGCTTAGTGCACGAGGCGCGGCCGAGCCCGTTGGCCCTGGGGGTCCTTGGGGTCATCCCCTGCCTGGCCATTCCTTGAAGCGCCCTTGCCGCGGCGTTTATAGCAGCCAGGTATCAGCCGTGGAGCCGCGCTAGGGGTAACAAAGAGCAGTCCAAGCAGCGATGTACAGTTCCCCTCATGGTCTCGCGCAGCGCTTATTAACATCATCCCTTAGCCACCTCTGGGGCTGCCATGGTACTCACGAGGGACCAGAGGCTGGTGCTGGTATCAACCACGCTAGACATGTTCCTGGAGGGAGTCTTCGTCACCCTCCCATCTGTGTCGGCCCTGCTCTCGTCAATACCGTCGTGGGCCACCCCGCTGGTCTTCTCCACCATTCCCGTGGGCACCCTCATAGGCAACCTGGCCCTGGGCAGGCTCACCGACCTGAGGGGCAGGAAGTCCACTTACATGGCCATGCTCGGGGTCTACGCCCTGGGGGCCCTGCTGATACTTGCCTTCAACAGCCTCTACGCCGTCCTGGCGGGCCTTCTCATAACGCAGACGGCCATGGGGGGAGAGGTCCCCATAGTGCTGAGCTACATAGTCGAGAGCGCCCCGGCCGACATAAAGGAGAGGCTTGTCGTGCTCATAACTAACGTGGGCAACGTCGGCGCAGTTGTCATATCCGCGGTGGCCCTGGCCTTCGGCGGCCTCTCGGCTGCCTCCGGCAGGGCTGCCGTAGGGGCCCTGGTGGCCGGGGCCATAGCAATAATGGCTGTGACCCGCTCCATGGTGCCCGAGTCGAGGCCCTGGCTCTCCCTCAGGCCCGAGGAGAGGGGCAGGGTTGTCCTAGGGGCCGAGGCCAGGCTCTGGCTCGCCCTGCTAACACTCATGGCAGTTTCCTCGGTGCTCACCTTCGGCCTCCTGGCCCTCAGCATAGGACCCGAGGAGTTCCCATCACACGCCCTCGAGATTATAATGCTCTACTTCGCGGGCGAGGCCCTGGGCGGGCTCATAGCGGCAGCTGCAATGGACAGGGTGGGCTCAAGGGCCTTCACGCTGGCCAGCTTCGCGGGCGGCTTCGCCACGTCGCTGGCAGCCATACCTGCCCTCAGGGCCGGGCTAGCGCCATTCATGGCACTGCTGTTCGTTAACGGCGCCTTCACCGAGACCGTCTGGGCCTCGAGGAACGTCCTGGAGTCCCTGTCCTTCCCCACAACTTTCAGGGCCACGGGGATAGCCCTGGTCAGGGCGGCGCCCTACGTGCTGATGCTGGCGAGCTTCTTCGCCACGGCAGGCATGGGGGTCGTCGACTTCCTGTGGTACGCCACCGCCATGTGGGCCCTCGGCCTGGCGGCCTCTGCAGCCTGGATGGCCAGGGGCAGGGAGGTGGTGGGCTCGCCCGTGGCGATAAGGCCCGAGGACCTGGACAGGCTGAGGAGGAGGGCCTAGCGTTACAAAGCTTTATAGCCCCGCCTCACCCATCACCTTGGGAAGCCCCTTGGCCAACGCGATCGAGGTAAGGGACGTAGTCAAGTTCTACGGAACCGTGCCCGCCCTCAGGGGGCTCAGCTTCGAGGTGCCCGAGGGCGGCAGGTACGCCCTCCTGGGCCCCAACGGCGCTGGCAAGAGCACCACCCTGAGGCTGCTCGTGGGCCTCATGAAGCCCGACAGGGGCGAGGTCAGGGTCCTCGGCAGGGACCCGGCCGACGACTACAGTGTGAAGGCCCAAATGGGCTACCTGCCCGAGGACGCCACGCCGTACCTGGCCCTCACGGTCAGGGAGAACCTGGAGTACATAGCGGCCCTGAGGGGCCTCGACGACCCTAGGGACAGGGCGGAGAAGATGATGGACCTCCTGGGTCTGAGGAAATACGAGAACTACAGGGTGTCGGCGCTCTCCAGGGGCAACGTGCAGAAGCTCGCCATAGCGCTGGCCATAATCCACGAGCCCAAGGTGGTGTTCCTGGACGAGCCCCTGAACTACCTCGACATACCGACCCAGGAGGAGGTCATAGGGGTGCTGAGCAGGATGGGCTCCACCATGCTCGTGTCGACGCACATAATGAGCGTGGCCGGCAGGCTGACGGACCACATACTGATGATAAGCGGGGGGAGGCTCGTCTGGCAGGGCACCTTCGACGACCTGAGGAGGATGGCGAAGGAGGAGGAGCCGGTGGAGAGCGTCGTGGCGAGGCTGATGAGGAGTGTCGAGGCTTAAGCTCATAGCCTTCGTGGTCAAGACCAGGATATCCAGGCCCCTGCTCATAATAACCCTGATAATGCTGTTCTACGGCGTCATGAGCGGCGCCTACCTCTACGCGAACCACATAGAGCT
It includes:
- a CDS encoding MFS transporter: MVLTRDQRLVLVSTTLDMFLEGVFVTLPSVSALLSSIPSWATPLVFSTIPVGTLIGNLALGRLTDLRGRKSTYMAMLGVYALGALLILAFNSLYAVLAGLLITQTAMGGEVPIVLSYIVESAPADIKERLVVLITNVGNVGAVVISAVALAFGGLSAASGRAAVGALVAGAIAIMAVTRSMVPESRPWLSLRPEERGRVVLGAEARLWLALLTLMAVSSVLTFGLLALSIGPEEFPSHALEIIMLYFAGEALGGLIAAAAMDRVGSRAFTLASFAGGFATSLAAIPALRAGLAPFMALLFVNGAFTETVWASRNVLESLSFPTTFRATGIALVRAAPYVLMLASFFATAGMGVVDFLWYATAMWALGLAASAAWMARGREVVGSPVAIRPEDLDRLRRRA
- a CDS encoding ABC transporter ATP-binding protein produces the protein MANAIEVRDVVKFYGTVPALRGLSFEVPEGGRYALLGPNGAGKSTTLRLLVGLMKPDRGEVRVLGRDPADDYSVKAQMGYLPEDATPYLALTVRENLEYIAALRGLDDPRDRAEKMMDLLGLRKYENYRVSALSRGNVQKLAIALAIIHEPKVVFLDEPLNYLDIPTQEEVIGVLSRMGSTMLVSTHIMSVAGRLTDHILMISGGRLVWQGTFDDLRRMAKEEEPVESVVARLMRSVEA